Within the Desulfovibrio sp. genome, the region GACGCTCCGCAAATACTTGTCCACCAGGAGGCCACCCTTGGGACCCATCTTTACCCCGAAGCGCTTCAAGTCAGGCTGGGGCAACACGCCGATTGCCAAGAACGCCACGTCGTAAGGCACCTTCAACCCATCAGTAAGTATGGCCTCGGATTCATCCAGGCGCGACACGCCAAGCCCCTCGAATATTTTGATGCCCCGCCTGGCCAGCGACCTGTAGGCCAGCTGCCGCACTCTTTCCGGGAACCGTTTGAGCATGACCGAGCCCGGCGCGATGGACACGTCAGGAGTCTCCATGCAGCCACAATTTATCAACTGGCAGGCGTTCCCGGCCAGTTCGAATCCGGCCGGACCGCCGCCGATCACCAGCACCTTTGGGGTGCGCCCGCTCTTAAGCACCTCCTCGAGGCGGAGCTTGGCCTTGAGCAGGTTGTCGATGGGCTTTACCGGAAAAACCCCGGGCCTGCCGGAACCCGTCACCTTGGTCGGCGGCAGCGAACCGGTGTTGAAGGAGCAGACATCGTAGCCCACGGACATGTCGTTTTCCAGGTGGACAACGTTCTTCTCCGGTTCAATTGATACGGCCCTGCTCCGGATGAAGGTCGCTCCGCCTTGCTCAGCCATTTTGCGTACATGGAACCGGCATTCCTGAGGGGAATAATAGCCGGAGAGCATTCCCGGCCCCATTCCGGAATAATAGTGGTAGTCGGCCGGGCTCACCAGAGTGACGTGGTGTCCGGCGTCCTGATAGGCGGCGAGGTTCGCGAGAACCGTGAGGTGGGCGTGCCCGCCGCCCACGAGCAGAAGGTGTTTTCCCATGATCTCATCATGAGGGAAAGTCTGGGAGTTGGCAAGAGGCGATGACCACGAAAGCCCCACAGCGGAAATCGCAGCAAGGTTCTGCCTCAAAAAAAACGGACGGGAGATTTAAAAAGGATGCTGCCCTGCCCAAAGCAGGACGCGTAAAAAGAATGCGTCAGGCCCTGGCTACTCGTTTATGAGTTCGAGCCTTTTGAGCTCCGCGAGCAGGGCCTTCTCCTCGACGGGCTTCTGGAGGAAGGCAACCGCGTCGCCCAA harbors:
- a CDS encoding FAD-dependent oxidoreductase; the encoded protein is MGKHLLLVGGGHAHLTVLANLAAYQDAGHHVTLVSPADYHYYSGMGPGMLSGYYSPQECRFHVRKMAEQGGATFIRSRAVSIEPEKNVVHLENDMSVGYDVCSFNTGSLPPTKVTGSGRPGVFPVKPIDNLLKAKLRLEEVLKSGRTPKVLVIGGGPAGFELAGNACQLINCGCMETPDVSIAPGSVMLKRFPERVRQLAYRSLARRGIKIFEGLGVSRLDESEAILTDGLKVPYDVAFLAIGVLPQPDLKRFGVKMGPKGGLLVDKYLRSVSHPNIFGGGDCISFEPKELDKVGVYPVRQNPVLHQNLMAALGGGDLMEFTGTAGGYLLILNCGDGRGILGKGWLAYEGQTAFWLKDRIDRAFMKKFQISGELEEEE